The genomic interval AATGCCCGAGACAATGTCCCTGGAACGCCGAATGATGCTCAAGAGCTTCGGCGCGAACCTAATCCTGACTCCCGGTGCTGAAGGGATGAAGGGCGCCATTGCAAAAGCGGAAGAACTGTCGAAGCAGCCAGGCTGGTTCATGCCACAGCAATTTACCAACCCTGCAAACCCCGAAATCCACTTCAAGACAACAGGCCCCGAGATCTTCCAGGACACGGAAGGAAAGATCGACTATTTCGTCGCTGGGGTCGGCACCGGAGGCACAATCACAGGTGTTTCCCGATACCTTAAACAAGCCAAGAACTTGCCAATCAAATCAATTGCGGTTGAACCTGCCGCCAGCCCGGTCATTTCCGGCGGTTCGCCCGGACGCCATAAGATTCAGGGAATTGGAGCGGGCTTTGTCCCAAAGATCCTGGATGTCAGCCTTCTCGACGAAGTCCTGCAAGTGACCGACGACGAGGCAATCGAAACCGCGAAACAATTAATGAAGCTCGAAGGAATCTCGTGCGGAATCAGTTGCGGTGCCGCGATGGCCGCGTGCCTGAAGATCGCTGCCCGCCCCGAAGCTGCGGGCAAAACGATCGTGACGGTCTTGCCGGATAGCGGCGAGCGATACCTGTCGACTGCACTGTTCGACAAAGAAACTCTGGGCTAGACGCCGCTCGACAATCAGCGAAGAAATCGCCTCTTGCGATTTAATCACCCACTTGCGTGGAATTTCTTCGCAGTTCCCCTAAACTGACGGCCGCTCGAAGATCGTTCGGCCGTTTCGCGGCAGTTGCCATCGCGATTCAAATCACCTTTCTGGAAGGGCCCAGGTGTCTGATAATCTTCTGCAACGCAGCGTGACGACTGCAGTCGCCCGAAATCTGACGAGTACCACCAAGACATCACCAAAAATGATGTCGATCACGCCACGCTGGCTCTTGCGGCTTTTGCCGTGGGTCCATGTCGAAGGCGGAACCTACCGCGTCAATCGAACGAAAGTCGAACTGTCAAAGGCCGAACGGATCGACGTCGATTTTTCAGACGACGTTCCTTCGTTCTCTCCCGACGCACTACGAAACGTGCCGCTGTTTTCGCGGTTGCCGATCGATATCTCGGCACGCATGGCCAGCCGATTCAAGACGGAAGTCGTGTCATTGGGGAACGAACTGATTGTCGAGGGATCTGACGGCAATAAGTTCTTCATCCTTGCACAGGGGCAGGTCGAAGTCCTCAGCAAAGGTGCCCACGGCAGCAACCTGAGGATCGCGTTGCTCACCGAAGGTGAGTTTTTCGGCGAATCCGATGTCGTCTCTGACAAACAATCCGATGTGACCATCCGCACGTTGACCCCCTGCGTGCTGCTGACGCTTTCCCGAAAAGACCTCGACTCGGTGCTCGCGGAAATCCCGAACTTCAAATCGGAATTCCAGAGGGCGATTGACTCGCACAGGGAACTCCGATCGACAGTCAATCGCTACGGCGAACGAAACATTGATCTCGTTTCAGGCTTCGCCGAAAACGTTGAAATTCCGGAAACATTCGTCGACTATTCCGCAAACCCGCGCGAGTATTCCTTGTCTGCGATTCAGACGATAGTGCGCGTTCATACGCGAGTGTCCGACCTGTACAACGGGCCGTACAATCAACTCGAAGAACAGATGCGGCTGACGATTGAAGGGATCAAAGAACGCCAGGAATGGGACCTGATCAACAGCAAGAAGTTCGGTTTGCTTCATTCTGTCGACCCGGCGATGCGAATCAGCACCCGTTACGGTGCTCCGACCCCCGACGATTTGGACGAATTGCTGGCGCAAGTCTGGAAAAAGCCGGCCTTCTTTCTTGCCCACCCCAAAGCCATCGCGGCTTTCGAACGAGAGTGTACGTGGCGCGGAGTTCCGCCCGTGACAACCTTGCTGTTCGGGACACCTGTTATCAACTGGCGCGGTGTGCCAATCGTTCCGTGCGACAAACTGGAGATCGGAAAGAGTAGCGCTCAAACATCCAGCGGCGGAACCGGCACGACAAGCATTCTGCTGCTTCGCGTCGGTGAAGCGGATCAAGGCGTTGTCGGACTTCATCAAACCGGGATTCCCGGCGAGATCATGCCCAGCCTTTCTGCCCGCCTGATGGCAACCGACAGCTTGGGCGTCGCTTCATACCTGCTGTCATTGTACTCCTCGTGCGCCGTGTTGACAGATGACGCGGTTGGCGTCCTCGAAAATGTCGAAGTCGCATACTACCACGACTACGATCACCGCAATCCGGGCGGGTTCGAACACGGCCTCGGTATCTGACGCGATCACGCCACATTCATCTCGTTCAATCATCAACACATCTTCGGTTACATCGATTTCGAGAAAGGACTTCACGAAACATGTCAGACAGTCTATTGCAGCGCAGCGTCACCACATCCGTGGCCAGAAACTTGGCCACGACCACGAAGACATCACCCAAAATGATGTCGATCACGCCGCGCTGGATGCTAAGCCTGCTCCCTTGGGTCCAGGTCAACGGCGGCACGTATCGAGTGAACCGTACCAAGGTCGAACTCTCCAAAGCGGATCGCATCGGGGTCGACATCACCGGCGACCTGGCATCCTTCTCACCCGAGTCCCTCCGCAGCGTACCGCTCTTTTCGCGGTTGCCTGACGCCATTATCGCGAGGATGACCAGCCGCTTCAAAACGGAAGCCGTCTCGCTGGGCAACCGCCTGATCGTCGAAGGGGAAGACCGCAGCAAGTTCTTCATCATCGCACAGGGGCAGGTTGAAGTCCTGAGCAAAGGCGTCCACGGCAGCAATCTGCGCATCGCACTGCTGA from Schlesneria paludicola DSM 18645 carries:
- a CDS encoding family 2B encapsulin nanocompartment shell protein, coding for MSDNLLQRSVTTAVARNLTSTTKTSPKMMSITPRWLLRLLPWVHVEGGTYRVNRTKVELSKAERIDVDFSDDVPSFSPDALRNVPLFSRLPIDISARMASRFKTEVVSLGNELIVEGSDGNKFFILAQGQVEVLSKGAHGSNLRIALLTEGEFFGESDVVSDKQSDVTIRTLTPCVLLTLSRKDLDSVLAEIPNFKSEFQRAIDSHRELRSTVNRYGERNIDLVSGFAENVEIPETFVDYSANPREYSLSAIQTIVRVHTRVSDLYNGPYNQLEEQMRLTIEGIKERQEWDLINSKKFGLLHSVDPAMRISTRYGAPTPDDLDELLAQVWKKPAFFLAHPKAIAAFERECTWRGVPPVTTLLFGTPVINWRGVPIVPCDKLEIGKSSAQTSSGGTGTTSILLLRVGEADQGVVGLHQTGIPGEIMPSLSARLMATDSLGVASYLLSLYSSCAVLTDDAVGVLENVEVAYYHDYDHRNPGGFEHGLGI
- the cysK gene encoding cysteine synthase A gives rise to the protein MSVYKDNSESIGHTPLIRINRLTQGLGATVLAKIEGRNPAYSVKCRIGAAMIWDAEASGKLKPGIHVVEPTSGNTGIALAFVCAARGYTLTLTMPETMSLERRMMLKSFGANLILTPGAEGMKGAIAKAEELSKQPGWFMPQQFTNPANPEIHFKTTGPEIFQDTEGKIDYFVAGVGTGGTITGVSRYLKQAKNLPIKSIAVEPAASPVISGGSPGRHKIQGIGAGFVPKILDVSLLDEVLQVTDDEAIETAKQLMKLEGISCGISCGAAMAACLKIAARPEAAGKTIVTVLPDSGERYLSTALFDKETLG